GCAGACCGGGGCGACCCTCGGCGGGACCGCGTTGAGCATGGCGAGCGTCTCGCTCGTGCGTCACGGCCTGGTCGACATCGCCACCAACCTCGAGGTAGCCCCGGCGTCGGCCGATGCGACCTCGACCTCGACGGCCAATGGTCAGTTTCTGGTGGAAGCCGCCGAGTCGATCAGCATCGCCGCCGAGCTAAATGTTGGTACCGTGAACGGATCCGGCAGGACTTCGTCGACGGCTCTCGCGAGTTTCCAGTCGGTTGGTTCGATGGTGGTAGGCGCCGCGGCGAACATCGGAGTGGCGAAGGGGACCTCGCAGCTCGGCAACTCGGCCGACGCCACACTGACGATCCACTCCTCAAGCGTCCAGATCGGCTTCGCCGAACCGCTCGCCCTTGAAGACTTGAACATCGGCGACGTCTCGACCGTGGGCTCGGGCGTGCTGCACGGTAAGGGGCTGGTACAACTCAATGATTCCCAGCTGACGGTAGGCAACCGGATTGACGTCGCGCGGCTGACCGGTGGCGCGGCCGCCAGCACGACCGACGGTCGCCTCGAGGCGGTCGGCAGCCTTGTGATCGCCGACGATCTTACTGTGGCCGAAGTCGGCGCTGGCGTGCTGGGCACGGCGACCGGCGTGGTCGACCTTTCGAAGTCGCTTGTCGACCTTGGTTCGACGCTCCGGCTAGGTGAGGGATCGACCCTCGAGATCGCCCTCTCTGGCGTCAGCCGTGCCGATGGCAGCGGCGGCCTGCAGTACGCCGCGATCGACGCGGGGTTATTGGCCGACCTGGCTGGCTCGCTGCGGGTGACACTGGCCGACGGGTTCCTGCCGTCGGTGGGGCAGAGCTTTCTGCTGATCGGCACGCCTACTGTGACCGGCGACTTCAGCGGCGTCGAGCTGCCGGATCTGATTAACCTTGGCATGGATTGGACGACGACCATCGGCCCGACCGGGTACAGCGTATCGGTGGTGGGGGCTGCCCTCCCTGGCGACTACAACGGCGACGGCCTCGTCGACGGGGCCGACTACTCGGTGTGGCGTGACAGCAACGGGTCGACACTCAATCTCGCAGCGGACGGGGACGGCGACCTGGTCGTCGACGCCGCCGACTACCAGGTCTGGCGGAGCCATTACGGGCGGGGCTCGCTTACGTCCCCGGCAGCCGTGGGCACTGCGGCGCCAGAGCCTTCGGCGTTGGCCGTTGTGATCGCCGCGGCCGCTCTCCAATGTTTCGTGCGCCGGAAGGAGCAGTAATGAACACGCTACGTCGAGGATTCACGCTGGTTGAACTGCTGGTCGTGATCGCAATCATTGGTGTGCTGATCGCGCTGCTGCTGCCGGCGGTGCAGGCCGCCCGCGAGTCGGCCCGCCGCTCGCAGTGCATTAACAACCTCAAGCAGATTGGCCTGGCCTTTCATAACCACGAGTCTTCCCACAACGTGCTGCCGAGCGGCGGTTGGGAGTGGGACTCGCCCCCAACCTACGAGGGCGGCGTCGCCGCGACGGGCAAGGAGCAGCGGGCCGGATGGGGCTTCCAAATCCTGCCCTACGTCGAGGGGCAGTCGATCGTCGACGCCGGGCCGGTAGCGGCTGTCGGCGCCACGCTGCCGGTCTTCTTCTGCGCGTCGCGGCGGTCGCCACAGTCTTTCCAGCGGGAAGACAAGTTCGACCCGCCACTGACCGGCGGCATGATCCGTTACGGGATGACCGACTACGCGGCCAGCAACCGCGAGCAGTTGGGCGTCGTGCGGCGCTACGACCCGCTGCGGATGGCGAAGATTGTTGACGGGACATCGCACTCTTTGCTGGCGTCTGAGAAGCGGATGAACGTCGCTCGGCTTGGAGAGCCCCAAGACGACGACAACGAGGGGTACACGGTTGGCTGGAACGAGGACACTATCCGCAAGACCAGCGACCCGCCCGAGCCCGACCACGTTGAGCGGGGCGACGATGGCGAGAAGCTGTTCGGATCCTCGCACACTGGCGGCGTCAACGCCGTGATGGCGGACGGCTCGGTCCAGTGGGTTGGCTACGACATCGACGGCAAGGTGTTCCATGCTATGGGCAACATCGCCGACGACAAGATTGCGAGAGAATAGGAGTTGTTGATGAAACGCCATGCACAA
This is a stretch of genomic DNA from Posidoniimonas polymericola. It encodes these proteins:
- a CDS encoding DUF1559 domain-containing protein, whose product is MNTLRRGFTLVELLVVIAIIGVLIALLLPAVQAARESARRSQCINNLKQIGLAFHNHESSHNVLPSGGWEWDSPPTYEGGVAATGKEQRAGWGFQILPYVEGQSIVDAGPVAAVGATLPVFFCASRRSPQSFQREDKFDPPLTGGMIRYGMTDYAASNREQLGVVRRYDPLRMAKIVDGTSHSLLASEKRMNVARLGEPQDDDNEGYTVGWNEDTIRKTSDPPEPDHVERGDDGEKLFGSSHTGGVNAVMADGSVQWVGYDIDGKVFHAMGNIADDKIARE